One Streptomyces sp. NBC_00536 genomic window carries:
- a CDS encoding ATP-binding protein, translating into MGAGTFGELLRDCRLSAGWTQDELADRSGVSAHSISVLEAGRRQPRLSSVSCLSEALSLDPRRREQLLAAARTVSAPAHAAVAPEAGRQRPDAPSQLPYDTGLFTGRARELDQLLALAGSAPAGSSSGVVAISAIDGTGGVGTSALAIRAGHRARARFPDGQLFLDLGGHTAGIPPVAPADALDWLLRSLGVPPQQIPEELSTRAALYRERLAGTRTLIVLDNAASGAQVRPLLPGAPGCLVLITSRRRLTGLDDAHSLAIDVLPEADAVALLREAAGPGRVPAGHPAAGELVRLCGHLPLAIRIAAALLRHHRGPGPEDLVDLVDRLRDEHRRPAHLTDENRGLTAVFATSFAALAPEEQDLLRLLGLFPGHDVDTYAVAALAGTDHPTAERLLESLLHHDLLVQRTPGRYLFHDLVGLHARSPAENPTADPARGTEGDAPLRRLAGYYKHAAARANEHLARRTRPGRRPEPEQAAQAALPVLPALNDRTQALAWMRGEQRNLLSLLGHPALAALPSFTVSVSTDLAAFLLLEGRWDQAAALHRSAATAAAAAGDRKADTLCDLARARHADGDHQAAAELYERALAIHQELGDQHGEANDLHELGRIRLLTGDVKEAAWLHERALAAFRALGDRLGEARVLCDLGRARHSSGDSPGAVELTSQVLALYRTMGDRRGEAAALHDLAHILDDMGDRNSAGEFYQEALTIHEALNSVQGMADTLRGLGRIRHAAGDHRGAAALHQRSLDACRKAGSRQGEADSLLGLGRAHDALGDSRDAIALHQQALALYQETGSRLGETDSLLGLGALTERTADPRAALTLHRQALALARDTRSPHHEARALEGTARCALALGDRAAALADLEDAVALYRRLGSPAAAHAAARLAALRQTGAEPDAS; encoded by the coding sequence GTGGGCGCTGGCACCTTTGGGGAGCTTCTGCGCGACTGCCGGCTCTCGGCCGGCTGGACGCAGGACGAACTGGCCGACCGTTCGGGAGTCTCGGCCCACTCGATCAGCGTGCTGGAGGCCGGGCGCCGACAACCGCGGCTCTCCTCCGTGAGCTGTCTCTCCGAGGCCCTCTCGCTCGATCCGCGCCGCCGCGAACAGTTACTCGCGGCGGCGCGCACCGTTTCCGCCCCGGCCCACGCGGCCGTCGCCCCCGAAGCGGGGCGGCAACGCCCCGACGCGCCCAGCCAACTCCCGTACGACACCGGGCTGTTCACCGGCCGCGCCCGGGAGCTCGACCAGCTGCTGGCGCTGGCCGGGTCGGCGCCCGCGGGCAGTTCCTCCGGCGTGGTGGCGATCTCGGCGATCGACGGCACGGGCGGTGTGGGCACGTCCGCGCTGGCCATCCGCGCCGGGCACCGGGCGCGGGCCCGGTTCCCCGACGGGCAGCTCTTCCTGGACCTGGGCGGCCACACGGCCGGGATCCCCCCGGTCGCCCCCGCCGATGCCCTGGACTGGCTGCTGCGTTCGCTGGGCGTACCGCCGCAGCAGATACCAGAGGAACTGAGCACCCGCGCCGCCCTGTACCGGGAGCGGCTCGCCGGCACCCGTACCCTGATCGTCCTCGACAACGCCGCGAGCGGCGCGCAGGTACGCCCGCTCCTGCCGGGCGCGCCCGGCTGCCTGGTCCTGATCACCAGCCGCAGGCGGCTGACCGGCCTCGACGATGCGCACAGCCTGGCCATCGACGTACTCCCGGAGGCGGACGCGGTGGCGCTGCTGCGCGAAGCCGCGGGCCCCGGCCGCGTCCCCGCCGGCCATCCGGCGGCCGGCGAGCTGGTCCGGCTCTGCGGCCACCTGCCGCTGGCGATCCGCATCGCCGCCGCGCTGCTGCGCCACCACCGCGGCCCGGGCCCGGAGGACCTGGTGGACCTGGTGGACCGGCTCCGCGACGAGCACCGGCGCCCGGCCCATCTGACGGACGAGAACCGCGGCCTGACCGCCGTCTTCGCCACCTCCTTCGCCGCCCTCGCCCCCGAGGAACAGGACCTGCTGCGGCTGCTGGGCCTCTTCCCCGGCCACGACGTCGACACCTACGCCGTCGCCGCCCTGGCCGGCACCGACCACCCCACGGCGGAGCGGCTGCTGGAATCCCTGCTCCACCACGACCTGCTGGTCCAGCGCACCCCGGGGCGCTACCTCTTCCACGACCTCGTCGGTCTCCACGCCCGGTCGCCGGCCGAAAATCCGACTGCGGACCCGGCCCGGGGGACGGAGGGCGACGCCCCGCTGCGCAGGCTCGCCGGGTACTACAAGCACGCCGCCGCGCGGGCCAACGAGCACCTGGCACGCCGTACGCGCCCCGGTCGCCGCCCGGAGCCGGAGCAGGCGGCCCAGGCCGCTCTCCCCGTCCTCCCCGCGCTGAACGACCGTACCCAGGCCCTGGCCTGGATGCGCGGCGAGCAGCGGAACCTGCTCTCGCTCCTCGGCCACCCCGCCCTGGCGGCCCTCCCCTCCTTCACCGTGTCGGTCTCCACCGACCTGGCGGCCTTTCTCCTGCTGGAGGGGCGCTGGGACCAGGCCGCCGCGCTGCACCGGTCCGCGGCGACCGCGGCGGCAGCCGCCGGTGACCGGAAGGCGGACACGCTGTGCGACCTGGCCCGGGCCCGGCACGCGGACGGCGACCACCAGGCCGCCGCGGAGCTGTACGAGCGGGCCCTGGCGATCCACCAGGAACTGGGCGACCAGCACGGCGAGGCCAACGACCTGCACGAACTCGGCCGCATCCGGCTGCTCACCGGGGACGTCAAGGAGGCCGCCTGGCTGCACGAACGGGCCCTGGCTGCCTTCCGGGCCCTCGGCGACCGGCTCGGCGAGGCCCGCGTGCTGTGCGATCTGGGCCGGGCCCGGCACTCCTCGGGCGACTCCCCCGGCGCGGTCGAGCTGACCTCGCAGGTGCTCGCCCTCTACCGGACCATGGGAGACCGCCGCGGCGAGGCCGCCGCCCTGCACGACCTGGCCCACATCCTGGACGACATGGGCGACCGGAACAGCGCCGGGGAGTTCTACCAGGAGGCGCTGACGATCCACGAGGCCCTCAACAGCGTGCAGGGCATGGCCGACACCCTGCGCGGGCTGGGCCGGATCCGGCACGCCGCCGGTGACCACCGCGGCGCGGCCGCACTGCACCAGCGCTCCCTGGACGCCTGCCGGAAGGCGGGCAGCCGCCAGGGTGAGGCCGACTCCCTGCTCGGCCTGGGCCGGGCCCACGACGCACTGGGGGACAGCCGCGACGCCATCGCGCTCCACCAGCAGGCACTGGCGCTCTACCAGGAGACCGGCAGCCGTCTCGGCGAGACCGACTCCCTGCTCGGCCTCGGAGCCCTGACCGAGCGGACGGCGGACCCGCGCGCGGCGCTGACGCTCCACCGGCAGGCCCTGGCACTCGCCCGCGACACCCGCAGCCCGCACCACGAGGCGCGCGCCCTGGAAGGCACCGCCCGCTGCGCCCTCGCCCTCGGCGACCGCGCCGCCGCCCTGGCAGACCTGGAGGACGCCGTCGCCCTCTACCGCCGACTGGGCTCCCCCGCCGCCGCGCACGCCGCCGCCCGCCTCGCCGCCCTGCGACAGACCGGTGCCGAGCCCGACGCGTCGTAG
- a CDS encoding SGNH/GDSL hydrolase family protein: MAETTMTEDRFPSPLRFVALGDSQTEGLGDGDDTTGLRGCADRFAEHLALHHPGPGVLYANLAIRGRLAGQVRAEQLAPALALRPDLATVVAGVNDLLRPRFDPDETAAHLEAMFAALTGAGARVATVTFPDIGRLVPLARPLGPRVTALNARIRLAADRRGVAVADTARHPVVTDPRLWSPDRLHASPRGHALIAAAVAHALGLPGTDDSWTRPLPGPPPGPRTLTSELRWATAFLTPWLTRRLRGRSSGTDRTAKRPTLLPVSPYPQTAR, from the coding sequence ATGGCTGAAACGACCATGACCGAGGACCGGTTCCCGTCCCCACTGCGCTTCGTGGCCCTCGGCGACAGCCAGACCGAAGGACTCGGCGACGGCGACGACACCACCGGACTGCGCGGCTGCGCCGACCGCTTCGCCGAGCACCTCGCCCTCCACCACCCCGGCCCCGGCGTCCTGTACGCCAACCTGGCGATACGCGGGCGCCTCGCGGGCCAGGTCAGGGCGGAGCAGCTCGCTCCCGCCCTCGCCCTGCGCCCCGACCTGGCCACCGTCGTCGCCGGGGTCAACGACCTGCTGCGGCCCCGCTTCGACCCGGACGAGACCGCCGCTCACCTGGAGGCGATGTTCGCGGCGCTCACCGGGGCGGGCGCCCGGGTCGCGACCGTCACCTTCCCCGACATCGGCCGGCTCGTCCCGCTCGCCCGCCCGCTCGGCCCCCGCGTCACTGCCCTCAACGCCCGGATCCGGCTGGCCGCCGACCGCCGCGGCGTGGCCGTCGCCGACACCGCCCGGCACCCCGTGGTGACCGACCCCCGCTTGTGGAGCCCCGACCGCCTGCACGCGAGCCCGCGCGGCCACGCCCTGATCGCCGCCGCCGTCGCCCACGCCCTCGGCCTGCCGGGCACCGACGACTCCTGGACCCGCCCCCTGCCCGGCCCGCCCCCCGGCCCCCGCACCCTCACCTCCGAACTCCGCTGGGCCACCGCCTTCCTGACCCCCTGGCTCACCCGCCGCCTCCGCGGCCGCTCCTCCGGCACCGACCGCACCGCGAAACGCCCCACCCTCCTCCCGGTGTCCCCGTATCCGCAGACGGCGAGGTGA
- a CDS encoding PadR family transcriptional regulator, with translation MALRHAVLAALLDEELSGYQLAKAFDMGVANFWHALPQQLYVELAKLEQEGLIAGREVVQDTRPNKRLFQVTPAGLAELDRFTAAATKPSFMRDDLVVKVQAADHVDTDALITQLTERAIFAAAKIELFEAMLWKMRAGRTEEEFLRHGDRIGPYLTCLRGLDFERANRDWYERTITVLRDRQPEHG, from the coding sequence ATGGCACTGCGCCACGCCGTACTGGCGGCGCTGCTCGACGAGGAACTGAGCGGCTACCAACTGGCCAAGGCGTTCGACATGGGGGTGGCGAACTTCTGGCACGCCCTCCCGCAGCAGCTCTACGTCGAACTCGCCAAGCTGGAACAGGAAGGCCTGATCGCGGGCCGCGAGGTCGTCCAGGACACCCGCCCCAACAAGCGACTGTTCCAGGTCACCCCGGCCGGCCTGGCCGAACTGGACCGCTTCACGGCCGCCGCCACCAAGCCGTCCTTCATGCGCGACGACCTCGTCGTCAAGGTCCAGGCCGCCGACCACGTCGACACCGACGCCCTGATCACCCAGCTCACCGAACGGGCCATCTTCGCCGCCGCCAAGATCGAACTCTTCGAGGCGATGCTGTGGAAGATGCGGGCCGGGCGCACCGAAGAGGAGTTCCTGCGCCACGGCGACCGCATCGGCCCGTACCTGACCTGCCTGCGCGGCCTCGACTTCGAGCGCGCCAACCGGGACTGGTACGAGCGCACCATCACCGTCCTGCGCGATCGGCAGCCCGAGCATGGCTGA
- a CDS encoding nuclear transport factor 2 family protein, whose protein sequence is MTTGTTVDRFRAAVDRRDLAALEDLFTEDVRLYSPVKFTPFEGRPMVMGLFGVLLRTFEDFRYVGRLDGSGLTGADGAEAPAAVLVFRATVDGKEIHGIDLLHLDAQERIKEFTVMVRPQSAVQTLGRAVLAGLVADGLAPAPVAD, encoded by the coding sequence ATGACCACCGGGACCACCGTGGACCGCTTCCGTGCCGCCGTCGACCGCCGGGACCTCGCCGCGCTGGAGGACCTGTTCACCGAGGACGTCCGGCTCTACAGCCCCGTGAAGTTCACGCCGTTCGAGGGCCGTCCGATGGTGATGGGCCTCTTCGGGGTGCTGCTGCGGACCTTCGAGGACTTCCGTTACGTCGGCCGGCTCGACGGGTCCGGACTGACCGGGGCCGACGGGGCCGAGGCCCCGGCGGCGGTGCTGGTCTTCCGGGCCACCGTCGACGGCAAGGAGATCCACGGGATCGATCTGCTGCACCTGGACGCGCAGGAACGGATCAAGGAGTTCACCGTGATGGTCCGGCCGCAGTCGGCGGTGCAGACGCTGGGCCGGGCGGTCCTCGCCGGCCTGGTCGCGGACGGCCTCGCCCCGGCGCCGGTCGCGGACTGA